GGAACTGGGCGTGGAGGCGATGTCGCTCTACCACCACGTACCGAACAAGGACGCGATCCTCGACGGCGTGGTCGACGTGGTATTCGCGGCGATCAAGCTACCCAGTGCCGAGTGCGACGATTGGCGCGACGCGATCCGTGCGCGCGCCTCCTCCGCGCGTGCGGTCCTGTCGCAGCACAGCTGGGCTCTCGGCCTCATGGACTCCCGTCGTAACCCGGGGCCGGCGACGCTACGCCACCTCGACGCCGTCCTCGGTGTCCTCCGGGAGGCGGGGTTCACGCTGCCGATGGCCGCGCACGCTGTCTCGCTCA
This window of the Nonomuraea africana genome carries:
- a CDS encoding TetR/AcrR family transcriptional regulator, producing MLEAAIRVADRGGVEAITMRRVAQELGVEAMSLYHHVPNKDAILDGVVDVVFAAIKLPSAECDDWRDAIRARASSARAVLSQHSWALGLMDSRRNPGPATLRHLDAVLGVLREAGFTLPMAAHAVSLIDSYIGGFVLQEANLPVTTPDDVEAVAGSILEHLPVDELPYLTEMIVDHALRPGYDHTSEFGYGLDLILDALEVRRR